In the Anastrepha obliqua isolate idAnaObli1 chromosome 1, idAnaObli1_1.0, whole genome shotgun sequence genome, one interval contains:
- the LOC129247234 gene encoding uncharacterized protein LOC129247234, whose product MLAHHAMADFRCRSTCNHKECQRHAHLGVVDEHEQCKCLGEVNASSIFLENVLDLANTLAQIMIICGIHECKAKSTVDVTTYAFLHYDQVCYCIDTTPKKRIRKEDLFHELGKRCLMNRVEAHLAYTIIKRGFKAFYYKPSDDQLANDGRPTFSEECVYVHAARKTAESYARYDGLSCEEERGFEAKIKVAYKKFYDRMQTRRTQPEGEDCNCCFCAKKRGHLIYGKQPPRDTPKKKEAHRCPYCCQKKKKRFIHPGRAGAKCPKCHRAMRYCICPKYEFNLDWVKSIWVRPDMDLYYKETIEERPLAKSGCEPEEPDPEIKGCDSQEVIKEEVEEEEGERGNASPGEVPTAAPKDIDMVEEEGDDGE is encoded by the coding sequence ATGCTGGCCCACCATGCCATGGCCGATTTTCGCTGCCGCAGCACCTGCAACCACAAGGAATGCCAGCGTCATGCTCACCTCGGCGTTGTCGATGAACATGAACAATGCAAATGTCTCGGCGAGGTAAATGCCTCATCCATCTTCTTAGAGAATGTCTTGGACTTGGCCAACACGCTAGCGCAAATAATGATCATCTGCGGCATACACGAATGCAAGGCTAAGTCTACAGTCGATGTGACCACCTACGCCTTTCTACACTACGATCAGGTTTGCTATTGCATTGATACCACGCCCAAGAAGCGAATACGCAAAGAGGATCTCTTTCATGAGCTTGGCAAGCGCTGCTTAATGAATCGTGTCGAAGCTCATCTCGCCTACACGATTATTAAGCGCGGCTTCAAGGCTTTCTATTACAAACCAAGCGACGATCAACTAGCCAATGACGGCCGACCCACCTTCTCTGAAGAATGCGTTTATGTGCATGCGGCGCGCAAGACGGCCGAAAGTTATGCGCGCTACGATGGATTGTCGTGTGAGGAGGAACGCGGTTTTGAGGCGAAAATCAAAGTGGCCTACAAAAAGTTCTACGATCGCATGCAGACACGTAGAACCCAACCGGAGGGTGAGGATTGCAATTGTTGCTTTTGCGCTAAAAAGCGTGGTCATCTCATCTATGGCAAGCAGCCACCGCGTGATACACCTAAAAAGAAGGAAGCGCATCGCTGCCCGTATTGCtgccagaagaagaagaagaggttcATACATCCTGGACGCGCAGGTGCGAAATGTCCGAAATGTCATCGCGCGATGCGTTATTGTATTTGTCCGAAGTATGAGTTTAACTTGGATTGGGTTAAAAGTATTTGGGTGCGACCAGATATGGATCTGTACTATAAAGAGACAATTGAAGAGCGACCGTTAGCAAAGAGCGGTTGCGAACCAGAAGAACCAGATCCAGAGATCAAAGGATGTGATTCGCAAGAGGTGATTAAAGAAGaagtggaagaagaagaaggagaacgGGGAAATGCTAGCCCAGGTGAGGTGCCTACTGCTGCACCGAAGGATATCGATATGGTCGAAGAAGAAGGGGATGACGGTGAATAG